The genome window CGAGTGCACCTGCATATGGACACCGGCATGACGCGGGGCGGAGTGCCCCTGGCGGACTGGGCGGAGCTGCTGCAGGTGGCGCGTACGGGCCGAGGGTGCGTGGAGGTCGTCGGGGTCATGGGACACCTGCCGCGCGCCGACGACGCCGACCCCGCTCTCAACGCCCCCGCGGTGCTGCGGATGCGTCAGGCCCGGGATGCCGTGCTGCGCGCCGGGTTCGGTCCGCTCCTTGTACACCTCGCCGCGACATCCGGCACGCTGACCGACGCGGCGACGCACTTCGACCTCGTGCGGGTCGGCGCGGGTCTCGTGGGCATCGATCCGTCCGAGACCGTGTCGTTGCACGGGGCGGCGCGATTGACGGCGTCCGTCGTGCACAGCAGCGTCGTGCCCGCAGGTACGGCGGTGGGCTACAGCGGCGCGTTCGTGACGGAGCGCACCAGCCGTCTGAGCGTGATCGGGGTCGGGTATGCCGACGGCATTCCGCGCGAGCTTCTGGCGGGGGCGAGCGTGGCGATCGACGGCACCCGCTGCCCGATCGTCGGACGGGTGTCGATGGATCAGATCGTCGTCGACACGGGCGATGCCATCGTGCCGCGGGGCGCCACCGCGGTCGTGTTCGGCCCCGAGGGCGGAGCGGTGCCGAGCGTGCAGGAGTGGGCGCGGTGGGCGGGGAGCATCCCCCACACGATCGTCACGGGTGTCGGCGCTCGGGTCGAGAGGGCGATCGCGTGAGGGTGCTCGTCATCGGAGGAGGGCAGAACGCCGAGCACGACGTCTCACTCGCCTCTGCCGCGGCGGTCGCCGAGGCATTGGGCGTCGGCGGATACGAGGTCGACACGGTGACGATCTCGCGCGACGGGATCTGGGAGGTGGCGGGCGTCTCGGAGGGTGCCACCGCCGCCTTCTCCCTGGCTCTCGCGATGCGGCTGCTCGCGGAGGCCGACGTCGTATTCCCCGCAGTGCATGGAGCACTCGGGGAAGACGGCGTGCTCGCGGCGCTGTGTGCGCTGGCGGGAGTTCGAGTGGTCGGATCGGGGCCTCGGGTCGGGGCTATCGGCATGGACAAGTGGGCGACGAAGCTCGTCGCCGAGGCAGCGGGGCTGCGCACTGCCCGCGGACGCCTGATCGATGCGGCGGACTGCGGGGACGCCGAGTTCGACGGCCCGGTGGTCGTCAAACCGGTGTCGGCGGGCTCGAGCTATGGCGTCTCGCTGGTGCGCGACGCGGATGAGCTCGGAGCTGCGCTGCAGGAGGCGGCGCGGTTCGACCGCCGCATCCTCGTCGAGGAGGTCGTGCAGGGACGCGAGATCGACGTCGCGGTGATCCGGGAGCCCAGCGGGGTGCGGTGGGCGGCTCCGCCGCTGGAGATCCACGCGTCAGGGCTCTTCGACACCGCCATGAAATACGACGGCAGCGCACGGTTCACGGTGCCGGCTCGGCTCTCGGAGGACGATGCGACCGCGCTCCGTCGGGCCGCCCTGACGATGTTCGATGCGCTCGGCTGCGCCGGCGTCGCCAGGATGGACTTCTTCCTCACGGCGGAGGGGCCGGTGCTGAACGAGATCAACACGATGCCGGGGCTGACCGCGGCATCGCAGGTCCCGCGCATGTTCGCGGCGGCCGACGTGTCATACGTCGACCTGGTGTCGCGCCTCGTGCGCGCCGCCGAGGTGCCGGGGCGGTGACCGCGCGCGTCGGCTGGCCTGATGTCGCGAAGGGCGTCTGCATCATCCTGGTGGTGCTGTGGCATGTGGTCACCAAACACGCGATCGAGGTCGAGGGGGCGGGGCCGATCACCGACGCCTGGGCGACGCTCAACGCCCAGCTGCTCCCATTGCGGATGCCGCTGTTCTTCCTGATCTCGGGGATGTTCGCCGGGAGCGCCGTGAATGCGCCGGCCGGGGTCTCGTGGCGTCGCCGCGCAGGGCGTCTCGCCGCGGTCTACGTCATCTGGGTCGTGATCCAGACGTTCGTGCTCGCGTGGACGCCGGACTTTGACACGGCGAGGGCCGAAAACGGATGGCAGCTGCTCGCGCAGCTCACCATCAGCCCGACGAACCTCTGGTACCTGCTGGCGCTCGCGGTGTATCTCCTGATCGCGCGCGTGGTTCGTCACGTGCCGACCGCGGTGGTGCTGCCCGTCGCGTTCGCGATCGCCGCGATCGCCGCCGCGGGACTCATCCCGGATCTGGGCAACCTGTGGCAGCTCGTGCAGAACCTTCTCTTCTTCCTTGCGGGCCTTCGGCTGAGGTCGAGCATCGAGCGCTTCGCCGCGGCATCCGGGCCCCTCCGCACTGTCATGCTCGGAGCGGCATATGTCGGCGCGGTCGGTGCCGTGGGGGTGCTGGGCATGCGGCAGTGGCCGGGCGTCTGGCCGATGCTCGCGATCGTCGCGGTCGCGTTCGGCGTCGCGGCGTGCTCTCTGCTCGACCGTCATGCGGGGGTGATCGCCCGCCCGCTGCGCCGGATCGGCCGGCGGACGCTGCCGATCTATGTGATCCATATGATCCCGCTGGCGCTGATCGACGGTGCCCTCCGAGGCTCGGGCTGGGTCGCGACCCCGGCGGTGGAGGTCGCCTGGCCGATCGTGCTCACGGCCGTCGTGATCGCGATCTGCCTCGCGGTGCACGCGGGGCTCGTGCGTGTGGGGCTCGGGGTGCTGTTCGATCCGCTGCTTCTCGTCGACCGCGTGGCTGCTGCCCGGACGGCTGGCTGATACCCCTGGCGGTTGAGGTCCGGGCGGCTGCGGTCGGGGCGGTTGAGGTCCGGACGGCTGGCTGAGCCCCGCCCGGCTGACTCCGCAGGCGGCAACGGTCAGCCAATCGGGCGAAAGTCAGCCATCCGAGCGAGTCAGAGTCGATCGACGCCCGTCACCGTGACGACAGCGGCGCCCTCCTCGTCGGAGGCGGCGAGGTCGACCGTGGCCGAGATGCCCCAGTCGTGGTCGCCGGCCGGGTCGTCGAGGATCTGACGCACGGTCCACTCGGTGGCGCCTTCTGTGAGGAGCAGCAGCTGCGAGCTGCGGGCGTTCGCGCCGGTGAGGATCTCGTCGTGATCCGCGAAGTATCCGTCGAGCGCGTCAGACCACGCATCCGCGCCGAACGACGGATCGAGCTCGGCGAGGGCGGTGACATCCTCGCGAGCCGCGAGCTGCACCCGGCGGAACAGCTCGTTGCGTACGAGGGTGCGGAACGCCCGCACGTTCGAGGTGAGGCGCTTGGGGGCCGGCGGGACGATCGGCTCCTCGTCGGGATCCTGCAGCACCCCGTTCACGAGCTCCTCCCACTCGTCGAGCAGACTCGAGTCGACCTGGCGCACGAGTTCGCCGAGCCATTCGATGAGGTCGCGCAGATCCTCGTCTTTCGCCTCTTCGGGAATCGTCTGCGAGGCCGCCCGATACGCGTCCGAGAGATAGCGCAGCACCACACCCTCGGAGCGCGCGATCTTGTAGAACGCGACATATTCTCCGAACGACATGGCTCGCTCGTACATGTCGCGCACGACGGACTTCGGATGCAGTTCGAAGTCGCGGATCCACGGCTGGGCCGCACTGAACGTCTCGAACGCGGCGCTCAGCAGCTCGTCGAGCGGCTTCGGATAGGTGATCTCCTCGAGCAGCTCCATACGCTCGTCGTACTCGATGCCCTCGCGCTTCATGACGGCGACGGCTTCGCCGCGCGCCTGGAACTCCTGCTGGCCGAGGATGGCGCGGGGGTCGTCGAGCGTCGATTCGACGATCGAGATCATGTCGAGGGCGTACGAGCCTGTGCCCGTGCCGGCCGAGGGATCGGGGTCGAGCAGGTCGAACGCCGCGAGGGCGAACGGCGACAGCGGCTGGTTCAGGGCGAAGTTCGGCTGCAGATCGACCGTGAGGCGGATCTCGCCGTCATCCGTCTGCTCGACGACGCCCGACTCGAGCAGTGTCCGGTAGATGCCGATGGCGCGCAGCGCGAGCTCACGCTGCCTCTTGCGAGGCTCGTGGTTGTCGTAGACGAGGGCCCGCATATTGCCGAAGACGTCGCCGCCGCGGCCGATCACGTTGAGCATCATGGCGCTCGTGATCTGCATGTGCGAGGTCAGCGTCTCGGGTTCGGCGTCGATCAGCTTGCGGAACGACGGCTCTCCCCACGAGACGAAGCCGTCGGGCGCTTTCTTGCGGACGATCTTGCGCTTCTTCTTCGGATCGTCGCCGGCCTTCTTGATCGCGGCGACGTTCTCGCTCTCGTGCTCGGGCGCCTGCGCGACGACCGTGCCGGCGGTGTCGAACCCCGCGCGTCCTGCACGCCCCGCGATCTGGTGGAACTCGCGGGCGCTGAGCTGCCGCATCCGGGTGCCGTCGAACTTGGTCAGGGCCGTCAGCAGCACCGTGCGGATGGGCACGTTGATGCCGACGCCGAGGGTGTCGGTGCCGCAGATCACGCGCAGCAGGCCGCGCTGGGCCAGCTGCTCGACGAGGCGCCGGTACTTCGGCAGCATCCCGGCATGGTGAACGCCGATGCCGGCCCGGAGGAACCTCGAGAGGGTCTTGCCGAAGGCTGTGGTGAATCGGAATCCGCCGATCAGGGCCGCGATCTCGTCGCGCTGCTCGCGCGTGGCGACCTTGGTGCTCGACAGCGCCTGCGCCCGTTCCATCGCCGCCGCCTGCGAGAAGTGCACGACGTAGATCGGGGCCTGGCCGGTGCCGAGCAGATCGTCGATCGTCTCGTGGATCGGCGTGGTCTCGTAGAAGTAGTGCAGCGGCACGGGACGCTCGACGCCCGTGACGGATGCCGTGTCGCGGCCTGTCCTGCGGGTGAGGTCGCTCGACAGCTGCGAGACATCGCCGAGCGTCGCGGACATCAGGATGAACTGCGCCTGTGGCAGCTCGAGCAGCGGCACCTGCCACGCCCACCCGCGGTCCGGGTCGGCGTAGAAGTGGAACTCGTCCATGACGACCTGGTGCACCGCGGCATCCGTGCCCTGGCGCAGTGCGAGGTTCGCGAGGATCTCCGCCGTGCAGCAGATGATCGGCGCATCGGGGTTGACCGACGAGTCGCCCGTGATCATGCCGACGTTCGAGGCGCCGAAGACGTCGACGAGCGCGAAGAACTTCTCACTCACCAGGGCCTTGATCGGAGCCGTGTAGAACGAGCGGCGGCCCTCGACGAGCGCGGCGAAGTGCGCCCCGACCGCGACGAGCGACTTGCCGGTGCCGGTGGGCGTCGAGAGGATCAGGTTGTTGCCCGAGACGATCTCGATGACAGCCTCGTCCTGCGCGGGGTAGAGACTGATGCCGGTCGACTCCGCCCACTCGACGAATGCCGTGTAGACGGCATCCGCATCGGATCCGTCGGTCAGCGTGGTGTGGTCGAGGATCGCAGGCATGGTCTGTCGATCATCCCACCTCCGGCACGGGCGAACCTCGTGCAGTACTCGGCAGGGAATCGTCCGATGCGGCCGAGACCACCGGATTCGAGCGGTCAGCACGATCTCATGCTGAATTGTGAACGCCTCAGACCGAGGTCGCGGCGCGCAGCGCGATGCGGATCATGTCGCCGAACGTCTGCTCGCGCTCCTGGGCGGTGGTCTGCTCGCCCGTGACGATGTGATCCGACACCGTGCAGATGGCCAGGGCGCGGCGCCCGTGGAACGCCGCGAGGGTGTACAGCCCTGCGGCCTCCATCTCGACGCCGAGTGCGCCGTGCTGCACGAACGGCTCGGTGAGCTCGGGGCGCGTGCTGTAGAACTGGTCGCTCGAGAACAGCAGGCCCACGTGCACGGCGGCGTCGAGGGGCTCGGCCTCGCTCGCCTCGACCGCGGCACGCAGCAGGCCGAAGTCCGCCACGGGCGCGTAGTCGAGACCGTGGAACCGCACCCGGTTGATCCCCGAATCGGTGCAGGCGCCGTTGGCGATGATGATGTCGCGCACCTTCAGCTTCTCGGTCAGAGCGCCGCACGAGCCGACGCGCACGATGGTCTGCACGTCGTACTCCTCGAACAGCTCGTTCGCGTAGATCGCCATCGACGGCTGGCCCATGCCCGAACCCTGTACAGACACGCGGTGGCCCTCCCAGGTGCCGGTGTAGCCCAGCATCCCGCGGGTCTCGGAGTACAGCTCGGCATCGTCGAGGAAGGTCTCGGCGATCCACTTCGCCCGCAGCGGGTCGCCCGGGAACAGGACGATGGGGGCGATCTGACCGGGCTCTGCGGCGATGTGCGTGCTCATGGATTCAGCGTACTGACGCCGCTGATGAGGACGCTCAGCCCTCGCGCCGCCGCACGATCTCGCCGATCCAGATCGGCGCGAACGGCGAGGTGCAGCCCGGTGCCGTCGGGTAGTCGGCGAGCACCTGCAGGCGCTCGCCGATCTCGAGCGCCCTCGCGCGCAGCTCGGGGTGGAAGATGCCGATGTTCGCGAGCGTCTCGTTCATCGACCACTGCAGGCGCTTCGGAGCATCCTGCAGATCGCGCTCGATCAAGTCGAGCAGGTGCTCGAGGTCGAGGCCGTCGGCGTCCTTCGCGACGCGCACGGTCGTGAGCGACCACGCCGCGGCGGCGACCGTCGGGTCGGAGTCGCCGAACCAGCGCAGGCGCAGCTCTTCGGCGAGCGGCGTCTTCTTGGCGACGTAGTTGACGAACCAGTCGTTGACCTTGGGCGCGTGCGTCTGCCGCAGCATCGCGTCGAGCTCGTCGGCGGTGAACTCGCGGGGCTTGCAGACGAGCAGGGCGAGCAGACGTGCACCGGTGTCGCCCGTCGCCCACAGCTCCTTCGCGAGGGGCTGATCGGTCTTGATGCGCTTGGCCACCCCGCGGAGCCGGCTGAGGTTCATGCCGTGGTCGTCGCCCCGCTTCTCGTTCGCGGCGCGCATCTTCGGATCCTCGATCGCGGCCAGCTCGGCCAGTGCTTCGGCGACGGTCATGTCGGACATGCCTCCAGGGTAGGCCTCGAGCCGCCGTGTCAAGGCCCGGGTCTGAGCGAGAGATCTCGACGTAGCCTCGCCCCCACGCAGCCCGAACGCCGACGAGAGGAACGCGCATGAGCAACGACAGCAACGACATCAGCACCGAGCAGTCGCCCGGACCCGAGGAGAACGACAATCTCGGAGCCGAGGACAACAAGGGCGAGCCGCCCACGGTGGTCCCGTCAGCGCCGGCTTCCGACGACGACGGCGACGTTCTTGCCGACGACCCCGACGACGACTGACACCGCGGTCGCGTTCACAACTCAGCATGAGTTCCGCGAAGGGCTCGAAATAGGGCCGAAACGGCACACCGACGTCAGTCTGTGCTGAGTTGTGAACGCGCGCTCGCGCTCACTCCTCCTCGACGAGCTCCCCGCGGATGCGCCGGAGGTCTTCCATCAGCGACCCGATCAGGATCCAGTGGGTCGACGACGGCGGCCGGATGACGAGCGGCGCCGTGAGCGCGGGGATCGCCGAGGTCAGGGTCTCGGGTTCGGGTGACACGTCCGCGATCTGCACGGCCAGCCGCACGTCGTGCCCCGCACGCCGCAGCTGCTCGGCGATCGCCGTGACGGCGGGCTCCTGGCCGATCGAGTCGTCGTAGTGGTCGAAGTACGCGCGGGTCATCCCGATGGTCTGCGTCACGATCGGCGACAGTCGTTCGAGCAGCGCCCGCATCTCGCGGAGCTCATCGCGGTGCGTCGAGCGACGCGGATTCAGGGTGAGCGACTCCTCGCCCGCCGCGATGGAGGCCTCAGCGGCATCCTTCATCGGGCGCAGCAGTCGGGCCTCGAGCATGAGCTCCTGCAGCTTCGCGGGCGTCTGCGGTTCGGGCAGCGAGTCGGCCAGGCGGTCGAGGCTCGCGGCGAGCTCTGCGCCGAGCAGTCCGAGGTCGCGGCGGGCGGGGGCGACCAGCACCGGCGGCACGATCAGCGCGTTCACGACGATGCCGATGACCACGCCGATCAGGGTCTCGAAGATGCGCGCGATCGCATAGTCGGGTGTCGAACCGAGGGCGAGCACGAGCATCGCCGAGATCGCGACCTGGTTGCCGGTGCCAGGGGTGGCACGGAACGCCCATGCGACGAGCATGGCCACGACGATCGCGAGCAGCACGATCCAGCTGGGCGAACCGAGCAGAAGGCCGAGCGCGACGGCGATCACGACGCCGACGATCACGCCGATGCTGCGCTCCAGCGCCTTCGACAGCGACTGGTTGACGCTGGGCTGCACGACCAGCAGTGCGGCGATCGCGGCGAACACGGGCAGCTGCCCCGGAACGACCCAGCCCGCGAGCAGCCACGCGGCGATCGTCGCTGCGGCGGACTTCACCACCTGCAGCAGGGGCGAGCGCTTCGAGGCGCGGATCGCGGCATGGATGCGCATGTACTCAAAGCTACTCGCGCGCATGCTCGGTCGCGGCGCCCTCGATGTCAACCCCATCGCGCATCCCAGGCGCATGCAGCGGAATGGGATCACAACGAACGACGAGCAGTGAGGAGCATCACATGGTGCAGATCATCGAGACCATCGACGTCCACGTTCCGATCGACGTCGCCTACAACCAGTGGACCCAGTTCGAGAGCTTCCCCGAGTTCCTCGACGAGGTCGAGTCCATCGTCCAGATCGACGACACCCACAACCGCTGGACCGTGAAGGTGGGCGGCGCGACGCGTGAGTTCGACGCCGAGATCACCGAGCAGCATCCTGATGAGCGGGTGGCGTGGAAGAGCGTCGGCGGCGACACGGAGCATGCCGGTGTCGTGACGTTCCACAAGATCGAGGACCTCACGACCCGCGTGACCGTGCAGATCGACTGGGAGCCCGAAGGCTTCCTCGAGAAGGTCGGCTCCCTCGTGGGCGCAGGCTCGCACGCGGTGAAGAAGGACCTGAAGAACTTCAAGGAGTTCATGGAGAAGCGCGGTGCCGAGACCGGTGCGTGGCGCGGTGACGTAGACGCCTGACACACCCAGGTGAGAGGCCCGAACGGCGGTAGTCCCCGCTGTCGTTCGGGCCTCGTGCTGTGCGCCGGGGCGGTCGGGGGCGCAAAGATAGGGCATCCTCCCGATGTCGGCGGGGCACCTCAGAGCGGAGCGTAGGGACATCCCAACCGAGGAGATGTCATGTACGAGCACCCCTATCTCGCCTACACGGTGACCGAGTACGAGCAGGAGCGGATCCAGCAGGCGGCCGAGCGCCGTCGCTTCATCGCCGAGCACGCCGACCAGATCGTCCCCCGCGCCGCAGGCCCGGTCCGACGAGCAGGACAGCGGATGCTGCGCGCCATCACCGGTGCCCGCACCGCCACGACGGATGCCTCCGCACCCGCCGACCGCCGGGCCGCCGCAGGGTGCGAACCGGTCGCAGCCCGGTGAGCGCTGCTCTGCCGACGGCAGACGCGTGGAGCGCCCTGAATGTCGGACGGGGGTGGGACGATGAATCCATGCCCCCGTCCGCTCCCAGCGCCGCGATGGTCGGCCGCGACGCCGAGCTCGCGATCGTGCGCGGGTTCTTCGACCAGGTGGTCGAGGGAGTCCCGGTCGCCGTTCTGGTCGAGGGCGAGGCGGGCATCGGCAAGTCGCGCCTGCTGCGCGAGTTCGGAGCCGAGGTGGCGAACCGCGCCGACGTCCACGTCGGCTGGTGCCTCGACCTCGGGGCATCGCGCACGCCGTTCGGACCGCTGACCGGCATCCTTCGCTCGATCGTCGCGCTCATGGGCGCCGATCGCGTGCGCGACCAGCTCGGCGTCGGTGTCGAGGCGCTGGGCATGCTGCTGCCCGAGCTCAATCCGACCGACCGGTCGCAGACCAGCCCCGATCGCCTGCGCGACGCGATCGCGTCGCTCATCGAGGCCGCCGCAGAGCTCGCTCCGCAGGTGCTGGTCGTCGAAGACCTGCACTGGGCCGACGAGTCGACCCTCGCGCTCCTCTCCTTCCTGCTCCGCACGCTGGCACGGGGCCGCATCCTGCTCGTCCTCACCTGCCGCACCGACGACGTGCGCCGGGGCGATGCCGTGAGCCGGTTCATCGGCGAGTCCACCCGTGCGCGCCTTCTCGAGCGGGTCACGGTCGAGAGGCTCGACACGGAATCCGTGCGACAGCTCGCCGAGTCGATCACCGGAGAGCCGCTCAGCGACACCGCGCTCGAGCGCATCCAGGAGCGGGCAGAGGGCGTGCCGTTCTTCGTCGAGGAGATCGCCGGCTGCTCGACAGGTCCTCTCCCCGGCAGCCTCCGAGACCTCCTGCTCGCCCGATTCGACCGGCTCGGCGACGATGCGAGGCGCGTCGTGCACGTCGTGTCGGGCGCCGAGCGTCCGCTCACGCATCCGCTCGTCACTCGGCTCGCCGGCCTTCCGGAGGCGCGACTCGACGAGGGGATCCGCGAGGCGACGCTCAGCGGCATCCTCGTCGTGGTCGACGACGACTACCGATTCCGGCATGCGCTGCTGCGCGAAGCCGTGCACGACGACCTGCTTCCCGGTGAGCGCGCTCGCCTGCACAGGGCGTACGCCGAGACGCTCGAAGAGAACGGCACCGGCACCGACAGCGGAGATCCCGCCGCGCTCGCCTACCACTGGCAGCTCGCGCAAGACGACCGTCGTGCGCTCGCCGCAGCCGTCACCGCGATGCTCGACGCCAAGTCGCGATTCGCCTTCGCGAGCGCCGCCCGATTCGGCGAGCTCGCCCTCGATCTGTGGATCCAGGTTCCCGACGCCGAGAGCGTCGTCGACATCGAGCGCTTCGAGCTGCTGCGCACCCTCGGCTCGGTGCTGCGCAACGCCGGAGACGGCGAGAGGGCGCTGGCCGTGGTCAACGTCGCCCTCGACGAGGTCGATCCCGCGACGGTCGATCCGCGCACGTACGCGAGGCTCCTGCGCGACAAGGCGTACTACCTGATGAATCTCGGGCGCGAAGGCTCGATCGCGCTGCTTCATGAGTCGCTCGAGGTGCTCGACGGCAGGGTCGACGACGATCGGCTCCGCGCATCGATCCTCAATCAGCTGGCGAGCAGATACATGATCGCGGGGCATCTCGATCAGGCGATCATGCTGGCGACCGAGGCCGGAGAGTGTGCGGTTCGCGCCGGGTCAGATGACGAGGCGTCGATCGCCGCGAACGTCCGGGGCGGCGCCCGCGCTCACCTCGGCGATCTCGAGGCCGGGCACCGCGAGTACGCACTCGCCCTGCGGCTGGCGAAGGGCACGAACGCCGAGATGCGGTATCGGGTGAACTACTCCGATCTGCTGGGGCTGCTCGGGCGCTACCGCGACGCGGTGCAGGTCGCTGAAGACGGCCTCGCCCCGGCGCGGGCGTTCGGCGTCGAGCGCACGACCGGTGCGCTGATGACGCAGAACATGGCGGTGCCCCTTCTCGAGATGGGTGAGATCGACCGCGTCGAGGGGATGCTGGCGCGCGAGCTCGCGCAGCGGACGCTGCGCATCTCACACATGTACTCCACGATGACGCGGGTCCGCGTGCTGTCGTGGCGAGGTCGGCATGAGCAGGCGGCCGAGATACTGCGCGAATGGCATCCGTCGTTCGAAGAGACCGGACGCGTCGAACGGCAGATCTGGTACGACGAGGTCATGATGCGCGTCGCCGTCGCCGAAGGGCGGGGCGATCACGCGCGAGCGCTCGCCGAAGTGAGAGCGATGCTGGCGGACGCCGGCCCCGTGTTCCTCCACCAGCGCCGTCTTCTCCTTGAAGCCTCGTGGTTGATCGCCGAGCTCCGGGCATCGGGCGTCGATGTCGCAGAGGCCATCGGCGACGTGCGGGGAGCGTGGCTCGCGCAGCCCGCCCCGTTGCAGGGCGACCGGTGGGGGATGATCCTCGAAGCGCTGCTCTCGACGTCGACCCCGTCGATGCGGGCTGCCGTCGACCTCGCCGACGACGACGACGTGCCCGTGACGTTCCGGGTGACGACACGACTCGAGCTCGCTCGGCTGCTCGTCGACGCGGGCGAGCGCGCCGAGGCCGCCGCCGTGCTCGCCCACGCCCTCGGTGAAGCCGAACGGCTCGGGCATGTTCCGCTCATGCAGACCGTCGGGGCGTTCGCCTCCGCGTCTGGCCTCGCTGCAGCATCCGATTCGTCCCGTGCTGTCGCGGAATCCGATCCGCTCACCGCTCGGGAGAGACAGGTTCTCGAACTGATCGTCGAGGGTCTCAGCAACCGACAGATCGGTGAGCGGCTCTTCATCAGCGTGAAGACCGTGAGCGTCCACGTATCGGCCGTACTGCGAAAGCTCGGTGTCAGCACGCGCACAGAAGCGGCCGTCCTGCAGCAGAAGTCGGGGTTCGGAGCCAGCGGTCAGCCTGCCGTGGTACGTTGAGGACGCGCGTATGTCGGACGTTCCGTCACGGCGCGGGCCGCGCAAGCGGCCGTTTGAAAACAGAAAGTAGAAAACACATGGCCACTGGCACTGTGAAATGGTTCAACGCGGAAAAGGGCTTCGGCTTCATCGCTCCCGATGACGGCACGGACGACCTTTTCGCCCACTACTCGGCAATCGCCGGCTCCGGTTTCAAGGAGCTCCGCGAGAACCAGAAGGTCGAATTCGACGCTGAGCGTGGCCCCAAGGGCATGCAGGCGGCGAACATCCGCGCTCTCTGAGCGCGCGCTGACTTCCTGAAGCCGGTCGGATCCTCACGGATCCGGCCGGCTTTCTGCATTCCCGGGGGCCTCGCGCGGATGCCGGTTCGAGGGCCGGTGCGGGGTCAGTTCCGCATCCGGATGCTGTGCGGGGTCGATTCCGCATCCGATTCGCCCGTCCGCGATGCGTAATTGACCCCGCTCGCCCGTCCATGTCCGGAGGCGGAGGCGGCGGCGAGGGCTCACCGCTCAGCGGGCGCGGTTCCATTCGGTTCACTGGGCTCCGTGCCGTCGGGCGCCGCATCG of Microbacterium sp. LWH13-1.2 contains these proteins:
- the alr gene encoding alanine racemase, with the translated sequence MSTTLTTPPLTLSRMHAPTLHTIPAAVAANIERMRSATDARIMAVVKADGYGLGAVTVARAAIDAGAEWLGVTDAEDAAELRRAGIEVPILAWLNPSGVDAARAIADRVDIAVGSVEELRQLIADAAPLAAGRVRVHLHMDTGMTRGGVPLADWAELLQVARTGRGCVEVVGVMGHLPRADDADPALNAPAVLRMRQARDAVLRAGFGPLLVHLAATSGTLTDAATHFDLVRVGAGLVGIDPSETVSLHGAARLTASVVHSSVVPAGTAVGYSGAFVTERTSRLSVIGVGYADGIPRELLAGASVAIDGTRCPIVGRVSMDQIVVDTGDAIVPRGATAVVFGPEGGAVPSVQEWARWAGSIPHTIVTGVGARVERAIA
- a CDS encoding D-alanine--D-alanine ligase, with translation MRVLVIGGGQNAEHDVSLASAAAVAEALGVGGYEVDTVTISRDGIWEVAGVSEGATAAFSLALAMRLLAEADVVFPAVHGALGEDGVLAALCALAGVRVVGSGPRVGAIGMDKWATKLVAEAAGLRTARGRLIDAADCGDAEFDGPVVVKPVSAGSSYGVSLVRDADELGAALQEAARFDRRILVEEVVQGREIDVAVIREPSGVRWAAPPLEIHASGLFDTAMKYDGSARFTVPARLSEDDATALRRAALTMFDALGCAGVARMDFFLTAEGPVLNEINTMPGLTAASQVPRMFAAADVSYVDLVSRLVRAAEVPGR
- a CDS encoding acyltransferase family protein, with product MTARVGWPDVAKGVCIILVVLWHVVTKHAIEVEGAGPITDAWATLNAQLLPLRMPLFFLISGMFAGSAVNAPAGVSWRRRAGRLAAVYVIWVVIQTFVLAWTPDFDTARAENGWQLLAQLTISPTNLWYLLALAVYLLIARVVRHVPTAVVLPVAFAIAAIAAAGLIPDLGNLWQLVQNLLFFLAGLRLRSSIERFAAASGPLRTVMLGAAYVGAVGAVGVLGMRQWPGVWPMLAIVAVAFGVAACSLLDRHAGVIARPLRRIGRRTLPIYVIHMIPLALIDGALRGSGWVATPAVEVAWPIVLTAVVIAICLAVHAGLVRVGLGVLFDPLLLVDRVAAARTAG
- a CDS encoding DUF3516 domain-containing protein, giving the protein MPAILDHTTLTDGSDADAVYTAFVEWAESTGISLYPAQDEAVIEIVSGNNLILSTPTGTGKSLVAVGAHFAALVEGRRSFYTAPIKALVSEKFFALVDVFGASNVGMITGDSSVNPDAPIICCTAEILANLALRQGTDAAVHQVVMDEFHFYADPDRGWAWQVPLLELPQAQFILMSATLGDVSQLSSDLTRRTGRDTASVTGVERPVPLHYFYETTPIHETIDDLLGTGQAPIYVVHFSQAAAMERAQALSSTKVATREQRDEIAALIGGFRFTTAFGKTLSRFLRAGIGVHHAGMLPKYRRLVEQLAQRGLLRVICGTDTLGVGINVPIRTVLLTALTKFDGTRMRQLSAREFHQIAGRAGRAGFDTAGTVVAQAPEHESENVAAIKKAGDDPKKKRKIVRKKAPDGFVSWGEPSFRKLIDAEPETLTSHMQITSAMMLNVIGRGGDVFGNMRALVYDNHEPRKRQRELALRAIGIYRTLLESGVVEQTDDGEIRLTVDLQPNFALNQPLSPFALAAFDLLDPDPSAGTGTGSYALDMISIVESTLDDPRAILGQQEFQARGEAVAVMKREGIEYDERMELLEEITYPKPLDELLSAAFETFSAAQPWIRDFELHPKSVVRDMYERAMSFGEYVAFYKIARSEGVVLRYLSDAYRAASQTIPEEAKDEDLRDLIEWLGELVRQVDSSLLDEWEELVNGVLQDPDEEPIVPPAPKRLTSNVRAFRTLVRNELFRRVQLAAREDVTALAELDPSFGADAWSDALDGYFADHDEILTGANARSSQLLLLTEGATEWTVRQILDDPAGDHDWGISATVDLAASDEEGAAVVTVTGVDRL
- the deoD gene encoding purine-nucleoside phosphorylase; this encodes MSTHIAAEPGQIAPIVLFPGDPLRAKWIAETFLDDAELYSETRGMLGYTGTWEGHRVSVQGSGMGQPSMAIYANELFEEYDVQTIVRVGSCGALTEKLKVRDIIIANGACTDSGINRVRFHGLDYAPVADFGLLRAAVEASEAEPLDAAVHVGLLFSSDQFYSTRPELTEPFVQHGALGVEMEAAGLYTLAAFHGRRALAICTVSDHIVTGEQTTAQEREQTFGDMIRIALRAATSV
- a CDS encoding DNA alkylation repair protein, translated to MSDMTVAEALAELAAIEDPKMRAANEKRGDDHGMNLSRLRGVAKRIKTDQPLAKELWATGDTGARLLALLVCKPREFTADELDAMLRQTHAPKVNDWFVNYVAKKTPLAEELRLRWFGDSDPTVAAAAWSLTTVRVAKDADGLDLEHLLDLIERDLQDAPKRLQWSMNETLANIGIFHPELRARALEIGERLQVLADYPTAPGCTSPFAPIWIGEIVRRREG
- a CDS encoding FUSC family protein, which gives rise to MRIHAAIRASKRSPLLQVVKSAAATIAAWLLAGWVVPGQLPVFAAIAALLVVQPSVNQSLSKALERSIGVIVGVVIAVALGLLLGSPSWIVLLAIVVAMLVAWAFRATPGTGNQVAISAMLVLALGSTPDYAIARIFETLIGVVIGIVVNALIVPPVLVAPARRDLGLLGAELAASLDRLADSLPEPQTPAKLQELMLEARLLRPMKDAAEASIAAGEESLTLNPRRSTHRDELREMRALLERLSPIVTQTIGMTRAYFDHYDDSIGQEPAVTAIAEQLRRAGHDVRLAVQIADVSPEPETLTSAIPALTAPLVIRPPSSTHWILIGSLMEDLRRIRGELVEEE
- a CDS encoding SRPBCC family protein, with product MVQIIETIDVHVPIDVAYNQWTQFESFPEFLDEVESIVQIDDTHNRWTVKVGGATREFDAEITEQHPDERVAWKSVGGDTEHAGVVTFHKIEDLTTRVTVQIDWEPEGFLEKVGSLVGAGSHAVKKDLKNFKEFMEKRGAETGAWRGDVDA